A window from Pseudomonas moraviensis encodes these proteins:
- a CDS encoding glutathionylspermidine synthase family protein produces the protein MKKIHCAERPDWKHTAESLGFLFHTIDDEPYWDESAYYQFSLAQIENDLEDPTAELHEMCMDLVERVVNSEAWLDRLSIPAAYYDMIRTSWREGHPHLYGRMDFSYSGSGPAKLLELNYDTPTSLYEAAAFQWGWLEQCIERGTLPPHADQFNSIDTRLHQAFAELQLKRPFYFASMKDSVEDKGTTDYLRLIAEKVGIESRHIDIEDIGLTAEGRFVDLQDRWIPHLFKLHAWEFIFHEPFGTAIAECDTQFFEPAWKAILSNKGVLPLLWELHKGHPNLLAAHLDPNPQSAVPKGWVRKPYFSREGANIELQTAQGLIVKEDGPYTDAPFILQEFAPLPKFGDSYTLIGSWVIGDEAAGIGVREDNSLITKDSSRFLPHLILD, from the coding sequence ATGAAAAAGATCCACTGCGCCGAGCGCCCCGACTGGAAGCACACCGCCGAAAGCCTCGGTTTCCTGTTCCACACCATCGACGACGAACCGTACTGGGACGAAAGCGCCTACTACCAGTTCAGCCTCGCGCAGATCGAGAACGATCTCGAAGACCCGACCGCCGAACTGCATGAGATGTGCATGGATCTGGTTGAGCGCGTGGTAAACAGCGAGGCGTGGCTCGATCGCTTGAGCATTCCGGCGGCGTACTACGACATGATCCGCACCTCCTGGCGCGAAGGTCATCCGCATCTGTACGGTCGCATGGACTTTTCCTACAGCGGCAGCGGCCCGGCGAAACTGCTGGAGCTCAACTACGACACGCCGACCAGCCTTTACGAAGCGGCGGCATTTCAGTGGGGCTGGCTGGAGCAGTGCATCGAGCGCGGCACGCTGCCACCGCATGCCGACCAGTTCAACAGCATCGACACCAGGCTGCACCAGGCTTTCGCCGAACTGCAGTTGAAGCGGCCGTTCTACTTCGCTTCGATGAAGGATTCGGTCGAGGACAAAGGCACCACTGACTACCTGCGGTTGATCGCGGAAAAGGTCGGCATCGAATCACGCCACATCGATATCGAAGACATCGGCCTGACGGCTGAAGGCCGGTTCGTCGATCTGCAGGATCGCTGGATCCCGCACCTGTTCAAGCTGCACGCCTGGGAATTCATCTTCCACGAACCGTTCGGCACAGCGATCGCCGAGTGCGACACGCAGTTTTTCGAACCGGCGTGGAAGGCGATTCTGTCGAACAAAGGTGTGCTGCCGTTGCTGTGGGAACTGCACAAGGGTCATCCGAATCTGCTCGCCGCGCACCTCGATCCGAATCCGCAGAGCGCCGTGCCGAAAGGCTGGGTGCGCAAGCCGTACTTTTCCCGTGAAGGCGCCAACATCGAGCTGCAAACGGCCCAGGGTCTGATCGTCAAAGAGGATGGGCCGTACACCGATGCGCCGTTCATCCTGCAGGAGTTCGCGCCGCTGCCGAAGTTTGGCGACAGCTACACGCTGATCGGTTCGTGGGTGATTGGTGACGAGGCGGCGGGAATTGGTGTGCGCGAGGACAACAGTCTGATCACCAAGGACTCCAGCCGCTTCCTGCCGCACCTGATCCTCGACTGA
- a CDS encoding single-stranded DNA-binding protein, whose translation MARGVNKVILVGTCGQDPEVRYLPNGNAVTNLSLATSEQWTDKQTGQKVEKTEWHRVSMFGKVAEIAGEYLRKGSQVYIEGKLQTREWEKDGIKRYTTEIVVDMQGTMQLLGGRPQQGDQQGGGNNYQQQAPRQQAPRPQQSAPQQRSAPPAPQQAAPQPAPDFDSFDDDIPF comes from the coding sequence ATGGCCCGTGGGGTTAACAAAGTCATATTGGTCGGCACTTGCGGCCAGGATCCCGAAGTTCGCTACCTGCCTAACGGTAACGCCGTGACCAACCTGAGTCTGGCCACCAGCGAACAATGGACCGACAAGCAGACCGGTCAGAAGGTCGAAAAGACCGAGTGGCACCGTGTGTCGATGTTCGGCAAGGTTGCCGAGATCGCTGGCGAATACCTGCGCAAGGGTTCGCAGGTCTACATCGAAGGCAAGCTGCAGACCCGCGAGTGGGAAAAGGACGGCATCAAGCGTTACACCACTGAAATCGTGGTCGACATGCAAGGCACCATGCAATTGCTCGGCGGCCGTCCACAGCAGGGCGACCAGCAAGGCGGCGGCAACAATTACCAGCAGCAGGCGCCACGTCAGCAGGCCCCACGCCCGCAGCAGTCTGCTCCGCAGCAGCGTTCGGCTCCACCAGCGCCGCAGCAGGCCGCACCGCAACCGGCTCCGGATTTCGACAGCTTCGATGACGATATTCCGTTCTGA
- a CDS encoding MFS transporter, with amino-acid sequence MHDPHSERMSGSETRAASGLALVFAFRMLGMFMVLPVLATYGMDLAGATPALIGLAIGAYGLTQAIFQIPFGIISDRIGRRPVIYLGLIVFALGSVLACQADSIWGVIAGRILQGAGAISAAVMALLSDLTREQHRTKAMAMIGMTIGLSFAVAMVVGPLLTSAFGLSGLFLATGAMALVGILIIMFMVPQSTGPLQHRESGVARQALMPTLRHPDLLRLDLGIFVLHAMLMSSFVALPLALVEKAGLPKEQHWWVYLTALLISFFAMIPFIIYGEKRRKMKRVLLGAVMTLMLTELFFWQFGDSLRALVIGTVVFFTAFNLLEASLPSLISKVSPAGGKGTAMGVYSTSQFLGSALGGILGGWLFQHGGLSVVFLGCAALAALWLAFAVTMREPPYVTSLRLPLSPEAIREAGLVERLKALVGVTDAVIVAEEAAVYIKLDKELVDRTTLERLVNNPAGAACDA; translated from the coding sequence ATGCACGATCCCCACAGCGAACGCATGAGTGGCAGCGAGACCCGCGCGGCGAGCGGTCTGGCCCTGGTGTTCGCCTTCCGTATGCTTGGCATGTTCATGGTGTTGCCGGTGCTGGCGACCTATGGCATGGATCTGGCGGGAGCGACCCCGGCCCTGATCGGGCTGGCGATTGGCGCTTACGGTCTGACCCAGGCGATTTTCCAGATCCCGTTCGGGATCATTTCGGATCGCATCGGTCGTCGACCGGTGATCTACCTCGGTCTGATTGTCTTCGCTCTCGGCAGTGTTCTCGCGTGCCAGGCCGATTCGATCTGGGGCGTGATCGCCGGGCGGATCCTGCAGGGCGCCGGGGCGATTTCCGCGGCGGTCATGGCGCTGCTTTCCGACCTGACCCGCGAACAGCATCGCACCAAAGCCATGGCGATGATTGGCATGACCATCGGCCTGTCGTTCGCCGTGGCCATGGTCGTGGGGCCATTGCTCACCAGCGCTTTCGGGTTGTCGGGACTGTTCCTTGCCACTGGCGCGATGGCGCTGGTCGGCATCCTGATCATCATGTTCATGGTGCCGCAGTCCACCGGTCCACTGCAGCATCGTGAATCCGGCGTGGCGCGACAGGCACTGATGCCGACGCTCAGGCACCCGGACCTGCTGCGCCTCGATCTGGGCATCTTTGTGTTACATGCCATGTTGATGTCGAGCTTCGTTGCTCTGCCGCTGGCGCTGGTGGAAAAAGCCGGTTTGCCCAAGGAGCAGCACTGGTGGGTCTACCTCACCGCATTGCTGATTTCGTTCTTCGCCATGATCCCGTTCATCATCTACGGCGAGAAGCGACGCAAAATGAAACGAGTTTTGCTCGGCGCCGTCATGACACTGATGCTGACTGAACTATTCTTCTGGCAGTTCGGCGATAGCCTGCGCGCCCTGGTGATCGGCACGGTGGTGTTCTTCACCGCGTTCAACCTGCTCGAGGCATCGTTGCCGTCGCTGATCAGCAAGGTTTCACCGGCAGGCGGCAAGGGCACGGCCATGGGCGTGTACTCCACCAGCCAGTTCCTCGGTTCGGCACTCGGCGGGATACTCGGCGGCTGGTTGTTCCAGCATGGCGGTCTGTCGGTTGTGTTCCTCGGATGCGCCGCGCTGGCTGCACTTTGGCTGGCCTTTGCTGTTACCATGCGCGAACCTCCCTACGTGACGAGCCTGCGCTTGCCGTTGTCGCCCGAAGCGATCCGCGAAGCGGGTCTGGTCGAGCGCCTCAAGGCCCTGGTAGGGGTAACAGATGCAGTGATAGTCGCCGAAGAGGCGGCTGTTTACATCAAACTGGACAAAGAATTAGTGGATCGCACCACCCTCGAACGCCTGGTCAACAACCCGGCCGGGGCTGCGTGCGACGCTTAG
- the uvrA gene encoding excinuclease ABC subunit UvrA: MDKILIRGARTHNLKNIDLTLPRDKLIVITGLSGSGKSSLAFDTLYAEGQRRYVESLSAYARQFLSMMEKPDVDTIEGLSPAISIEQKSTSHNPRSTVGTITEIYDYLRLLYARVGTPRCPDHDIPLEAQTVSQMVDLVLAQPEGSKLMLLAPVIRERKGEHLSVFEELRAQGFVRARVNGRICELDELPKLDKQKKHSIDVIVDRFKVRADLQQRLAESFETALKLADGIALVAPMDDEPGEEMIFSARFACPICGHAISELEPKLFSFNNPAGACPTCDGLGVKQFFDIKRLVNGELTLAEGAIRGWDRRNVYYFQMLGSLASHYKFSLDKPFNDLSAEQQKFILHGSGSQNVDFKYLNDRGDIVKRSHPFEGIVPNLERRYRETESASVREELAKFLSHQACPDCRGTRLRREARHVWVGEKTLPAVTNLPIGDACEYFAALKMTGRRGEIADKILKEIRERLQFLVNVGLDYLSLDRSADTLSGGEAQRIRLASQIGAGLVGVLYILDEPSIGLHQRDNDRLLGTLKHLRDIGNTVIVVEHDEDAIRLADYVVDIGPGAGVHGGQIVAEGTPDEVMAHPDSLTGKYLSGRVKIEVPAKRTPRNKKLNLSLKGARGNNLRNVDLDIPIGLLTCVTGVSGSGKSTLINNTLFPLSATALNGATTLEAAAHDSIKGLEHLDKVVDIDQSPIGRTPRSNPATYTGLFTPIRELFAGVPESRSRGYGPGRFSFNVKGGRCEACQGDGLIKVEMHFLPDIYVPCDVCKSKRYNRETLEIKYKGKSIHETLEMTIEEAREFFDAVPALARKLQTLMDVGLSYIKLGQSATTLSGGEAQRVKLSRELSKRDTGKTLYILDEPTTGLHFADIQQLLDVLHRLRDHGNTVVVIEHNLDVIKTADWLVDLGPEGGSKGGQIIATGTPEEVAEMKQSHTGHYLKPLLIRDRA; this comes from the coding sequence TTGGACAAGATCCTGATACGTGGGGCCCGTACCCACAACCTGAAGAACATCGACCTGACCCTGCCACGGGACAAACTGATCGTCATCACCGGCCTGTCCGGATCCGGCAAGTCATCCCTGGCGTTCGACACGCTGTATGCCGAAGGTCAGCGCCGCTATGTCGAATCGCTGTCGGCCTACGCCAGGCAGTTCCTGTCGATGATGGAAAAACCCGACGTCGACACCATCGAAGGCCTGTCGCCGGCGATCTCCATCGAACAGAAGTCGACCTCGCACAACCCGCGCTCCACGGTCGGCACCATCACCGAAATCTACGACTACCTGCGTCTGCTCTATGCCCGCGTGGGTACGCCGCGTTGCCCGGATCACGACATTCCGCTGGAAGCGCAGACCGTCAGCCAGATGGTCGATCTGGTGCTGGCGCAGCCGGAAGGCAGCAAACTCATGCTGCTGGCACCGGTGATCCGCGAGCGCAAGGGCGAACACCTGTCAGTCTTCGAAGAATTGCGTGCGCAAGGTTTCGTCCGCGCCCGGGTCAACGGGCGCATTTGCGAACTCGACGAGCTGCCGAAGCTGGATAAACAGAAGAAGCACTCGATTGACGTGATCGTTGATCGCTTCAAGGTTCGCGCCGATCTGCAGCAACGTCTGGCCGAGTCCTTTGAGACCGCGCTGAAACTGGCTGATGGCATTGCCCTTGTGGCGCCGATGGACGACGAGCCCGGCGAAGAAATGATCTTCTCCGCACGCTTCGCCTGCCCGATCTGCGGACACGCGATCAGCGAGCTGGAACCCAAGCTGTTTTCCTTCAACAACCCGGCCGGCGCCTGCCCGACCTGCGATGGCCTGGGCGTGAAGCAGTTCTTCGACATCAAGCGTCTGGTCAACGGCGAGCTGACCCTCGCCGAGGGCGCGATACGCGGCTGGGACCGGCGCAACGTCTATTACTTCCAGATGCTTGGCTCACTCGCCTCGCATTACAAGTTCAGCCTGGACAAGCCTTTCAACGACCTGAGCGCCGAGCAGCAGAAGTTCATCCTGCACGGCAGCGGCTCGCAGAACGTCGACTTCAAGTACCTGAACGACCGTGGCGACATCGTCAAACGCTCGCACCCGTTCGAAGGCATCGTGCCCAATCTGGAGCGCCGTTACCGCGAAACCGAATCGGCGAGCGTGCGCGAGGAGCTGGCCAAGTTCCTCAGCCATCAGGCCTGCCCGGATTGCCGCGGCACGCGTCTGCGCCGTGAAGCGCGGCACGTGTGGGTCGGTGAGAAAACCTTGCCGGCAGTGACCAATCTGCCGATCGGCGATGCCTGCGAATATTTCGCTGCACTGAAGATGACCGGGCGGCGCGGAGAGATCGCCGACAAGATCCTCAAGGAAATCCGCGAGCGTCTGCAGTTCCTGGTCAACGTCGGCCTCGATTATCTGTCCCTGGATCGCAGCGCCGACACACTCTCCGGTGGCGAGGCGCAGCGGATCCGTCTCGCCAGCCAGATTGGCGCCGGACTTGTTGGCGTTCTATACATCCTCGATGAGCCGTCCATCGGCCTGCATCAGCGCGATAACGACCGGCTGCTCGGCACGCTCAAGCATTTGCGCGATATCGGCAACACGGTGATCGTGGTCGAGCATGATGAAGACGCGATTCGTCTGGCTGACTATGTTGTCGATATCGGCCCTGGCGCAGGTGTGCACGGCGGGCAGATTGTTGCCGAAGGCACGCCGGACGAAGTCATGGCGCACCCGGATTCGCTGACCGGCAAATACCTGTCCGGCCGGGTGAAGATCGAAGTGCCGGCCAAACGCACGCCGCGCAACAAGAAGCTCAACCTGTCGCTCAAAGGTGCGCGTGGCAACAACTTGCGCAATGTCGATCTGGATATCCCGATCGGCCTGCTGACCTGCGTGACCGGCGTATCCGGCTCGGGCAAATCGACGCTGATCAACAACACGCTGTTCCCGCTGAGCGCCACGGCACTCAATGGCGCGACCACGCTTGAAGCGGCGGCACACGACAGCATCAAAGGTCTGGAGCATCTCGACAAAGTCGTCGATATCGACCAGAGCCCGATCGGTCGTACACCGCGTTCCAACCCGGCGACGTATACCGGGCTGTTCACGCCGATCCGCGAACTGTTTGCCGGCGTGCCCGAGTCACGCTCTCGTGGTTATGGCCCTGGGCGTTTCTCGTTCAACGTCAAGGGCGGGCGTTGCGAGGCGTGTCAGGGCGATGGCCTGATCAAGGTGGAGATGCACTTCCTGCCGGACATCTACGTGCCCTGCGATGTGTGCAAGAGCAAGCGCTACAACCGCGAAACCCTTGAGATCAAATACAAGGGCAAGAGCATCCACGAGACCCTCGAAATGACCATCGAGGAAGCTCGGGAGTTCTTCGACGCGGTGCCAGCACTGGCGCGCAAGCTGCAGACGCTGATGGATGTCGGCCTGTCGTACATCAAACTCGGGCAGTCGGCGACGACCCTGTCCGGAGGTGAAGCACAGCGGGTCAAGTTGTCGCGCGAGCTGTCCAAGCGCGATACCGGCAAGACCCTGTATATCCTCGATGAGCCGACCACCGGTCTGCACTTTGCGGATATCCAGCAGTTGCTCGACGTTCTGCATCGCCTGCGCGATCACGGCAACACCGTGGTGGTCATCGAGCACAACCTCGATGTGATCAAGACCGCTGACTGGCTGGTGGACCTCGGTCCTGAGGGCGGTTCCAAAGGGGGTCAGATCATTGCCACCGGCACGCCGGAGGAGGTAGCCGAAATGAAGCAGTCTCACACCGGCCATTACCTCAAGCCGTTGCTGATCCGCGATCGGGCTTAA
- the bfr gene encoding bacterioferritin, which yields MQGHPDVIDYLNTLLTGELAARDQYFVHSRMYEDWGFTKLYERINHEMEEEAGHADALMRRILMLEGTPRMRPDDLDVGTTVPEMLEADLRLEYKVRAALCKGIELCEQHQDYVSREILRVQLNDTEEDHTYWLEKQLGLIKLIGLENYLQSHAS from the coding sequence ATGCAAGGCCACCCAGATGTAATCGATTACCTCAATACGTTGCTGACCGGCGAACTGGCCGCGCGTGACCAATATTTCGTTCATTCGCGGATGTATGAGGACTGGGGGTTCACCAAGCTCTACGAGCGCATCAACCACGAGATGGAAGAAGAAGCAGGCCACGCCGATGCATTGATGCGGCGGATCCTGATGCTCGAAGGCACGCCACGCATGCGTCCGGATGATCTGGATGTCGGCACTACGGTGCCGGAGATGCTCGAAGCTGATCTGCGCCTCGAATACAAAGTCCGCGCTGCGCTTTGCAAAGGCATCGAGCTTTGCGAGCAGCACCAGGACTACGTCAGCCGCGAGATTCTGCGGGTTCAGCTCAACGACACTGAAGAAGATCACACCTACTGGCTGGAAAAGCAGTTGGGTCTGATCAAGCTGATCGGTCTCGAGAACTACCTGCAATCCCACGCGTCCTGA
- a CDS encoding catalase, whose product MSQTKTLTTASGAPVADNQNSRSAGPRGPLLLDDFHLLEKLAHFNRENIPERRVHAKGSGAYGTFTVTRDITEYTSAKLFESVGKQTPTFLRFSTVGGERGSADTERDPRGFALKFYTEEGNWDIVGNNTPVFFIRDPLKFPDFIHTQKRLPQSNLKSAQMMWDFWSHSPEALHQVTILFSDRGIPDGYRHMHGFGSHTYSLINAKGERHWVKWHYKTQQGIKNLAPADAARLAGTDPDYAQRDLFEAIERGDFPKWRVCIQIMTEAQAAAHYENPFDVTKTWSQKEFPLIEVGELELNRNPLNYFAEVEQAAFGPSNMVPGVGLSPDRMLQGRVFAYADAHRYRVGTNHQQLPVNAPRSPVNTYQRDGSMAFGSNGGAAPNYEPNSYIESPKQAPHYAEPALALNGAADRYDHREDTDYYSQAGALFRLMSEEQKALLVSNIAGAMAGVSSDVVDRQLQHFYKADRAYGEAIANLLNVQLNEV is encoded by the coding sequence ATGAGCCAGACCAAAACGCTTACAACCGCGAGTGGCGCGCCAGTCGCTGACAACCAGAATTCCCGCTCCGCCGGCCCACGCGGTCCGCTGCTGCTCGACGATTTCCACCTGCTCGAAAAGCTCGCGCACTTCAACCGTGAAAACATTCCTGAACGCCGCGTGCACGCCAAAGGCTCGGGCGCTTACGGTACGTTCACCGTCACTCGCGACATCACCGAATATACCAGCGCGAAACTGTTCGAATCGGTAGGTAAACAAACGCCAACCTTCCTGCGCTTTTCCACCGTAGGTGGCGAGCGTGGTTCGGCCGACACCGAGCGCGATCCGCGCGGTTTCGCCTTGAAGTTCTATACCGAAGAAGGCAACTGGGACATCGTCGGCAACAATACGCCGGTGTTTTTCATCCGTGATCCACTGAAGTTTCCGGACTTTATCCACACGCAAAAGCGTCTGCCGCAAAGCAACCTGAAAAGTGCGCAGATGATGTGGGATTTCTGGTCGCATTCGCCTGAAGCGCTGCACCAGGTCACCATTCTGTTTTCTGATCGCGGCATTCCGGACGGCTACCGTCACATGCACGGCTTCGGTAGCCATACGTACAGCCTGATCAATGCCAAAGGCGAGCGTCATTGGGTCAAGTGGCATTACAAGACGCAGCAAGGCATCAAGAACCTGGCGCCCGCCGACGCCGCCCGTTTGGCGGGAACCGACCCGGACTACGCGCAGCGTGACCTGTTCGAGGCCATCGAGCGCGGTGATTTCCCGAAATGGCGCGTGTGCATTCAGATCATGACCGAAGCGCAAGCGGCCGCTCATTACGAAAACCCGTTCGACGTCACCAAAACCTGGTCACAGAAAGAGTTTCCGCTGATCGAAGTCGGTGAGCTGGAGTTGAACCGCAACCCGCTGAACTACTTCGCCGAAGTTGAACAGGCTGCATTCGGCCCGAGCAACATGGTGCCAGGCGTGGGTCTGTCCCCGGACCGCATGCTGCAAGGCCGCGTATTTGCCTACGCTGACGCGCACCGCTACCGCGTTGGCACCAACCACCAGCAATTGCCGGTGAATGCTCCACGCAGTCCGGTGAACACTTATCAGCGTGACGGCTCCATGGCGTTCGGCAGCAATGGTGGTGCGGCGCCGAACTATGAACCGAACAGCTACATCGAGTCGCCGAAACAAGCACCACATTACGCAGAGCCAGCACTGGCCTTGAACGGTGCCGCAGATCGCTATGATCACCGCGAAGATACCGATTACTACAGCCAGGCCGGTGCGTTGTTCCGCTTGATGAGCGAGGAGCAGAAAGCGCTGCTGGTCAGCAACATCGCGGGTGCGATGGCAGGTGTTTCCAGCGACGTCGTCGATCGTCAGTTGCAGCATTTCTACAAAGCCGATCGGGCGTATGGAGAAGCAATCGCAAACCTGCTCAACGTACAGCTTAACGAAGTCTAA
- the rplQ gene encoding 50S ribosomal protein L17 — translation MRHRKSGRHLSRTSSHRKAMFQNMAVSLFEHELIKTTLPKAKELRRVAEPLITLAKTDSLANRRLAFDRTRSKAIVGKLFNDLGKRYATREGGYLRILKCGFRAGDNAPMAYVELVDRATAGEAVSAE, via the coding sequence ATGCGTCATCGTAAAAGTGGTCGTCACCTGAGCCGCACCAGCTCGCACCGCAAGGCCATGTTCCAAAACATGGCGGTGTCGCTGTTCGAGCACGAGCTGATCAAAACTACTCTGCCAAAAGCCAAAGAACTGCGCCGCGTTGCCGAGCCGCTGATCACTCTGGCCAAGACAGACAGCCTGGCTAACCGCCGTCTGGCTTTCGACCGTACTCGTTCGAAAGCTATCGTTGGTAAGCTCTTCAACGACCTGGGCAAGCGTTACGCTACCCGTGAGGGTGGCTACCTGCGCATCCTCAAGTGCGGTTTCCGCGCTGGCGACAACGCGCCTATGGCGTACGTCGAGTTGGTTGATCGTGCTACTGCTGGCGAAGCTGTATCCGCCGAGTAA
- a CDS encoding DNA-directed RNA polymerase subunit alpha, whose amino-acid sequence MQISVNEFLTPRHIDVQVVSPTRAKITLEPLERGFGHTLGNALRRILLSSMPGCAVVEAEIDGVLHEYSAIEGVQEDVIEILLNLKGLAIKLHGRDEVTLTLSKKGSGVVTAADIQLDHDVEIVNPDHVIANLASNGALNMKLTVARGRGYEPADSRQSDEDESRSIGRLQLDSSFSPVRRIAYVVENARVEQRTNLDKLVIDLETNGTLDPEEAIRRAATILQQQLAAFVDLKGESEPLVVEQEDEIDPILLRPVDDLELTVRSANCLKAENIYYIGDLIQRTEVELLKTPNLGKKSLTEIKDVLASRGLSLGMRLDNWPPASLKKDDKATA is encoded by the coding sequence ATGCAGATTTCGGTAAATGAGTTCCTGACACCCCGCCACATTGATGTGCAGGTTGTCAGTCCAACCCGCGCCAAGATCACTCTCGAGCCTCTCGAGCGTGGTTTTGGCCACACCCTGGGCAACGCGCTGCGCCGCATCCTGTTGTCCTCAATGCCCGGCTGCGCAGTAGTCGAGGCCGAGATTGACGGTGTGCTCCACGAGTACAGCGCCATCGAAGGTGTACAGGAAGACGTAATTGAAATCCTGTTGAACCTTAAAGGTCTGGCCATCAAGCTGCACGGTCGTGACGAAGTTACGCTGACCTTGTCGAAGAAGGGTTCGGGGGTGGTTACCGCTGCCGATATTCAGCTGGATCATGATGTCGAGATCGTTAATCCCGATCACGTAATCGCTAACCTGGCGTCTAACGGCGCCCTGAACATGAAGCTCACCGTAGCTCGTGGTCGTGGTTATGAACCAGCCGACTCGCGTCAGAGCGATGAAGACGAAAGCCGCAGCATCGGTCGCTTGCAGCTCGATTCTTCGTTCAGCCCGGTTCGCCGTATCGCTTACGTGGTGGAAAACGCCCGTGTCGAGCAGCGTACCAACCTGGACAAGCTGGTTATTGATCTGGAAACCAACGGTACTCTGGATCCTGAAGAGGCTATCCGTCGCGCTGCAACCATCCTGCAACAGCAGCTGGCTGCGTTCGTCGACCTCAAAGGTGAAAGTGAGCCGCTGGTTGTCGAGCAGGAAGACGAGATCGATCCGATCCTGCTTCGCCCGGTTGACGATCTGGAACTGACTGTACGTTCGGCTAACTGCCTTAAGGCGGAAAACATCTACTACATCGGCGACCTGATTCAGCGTACCGAAGTAGAGCTGTTGAAGACTCCGAACCTGGGCAAGAAATCCTTGACTGAAATCAAGGACGTTCTGGCCTCCCGCGGTCTGTCCCTCGGCATGCGCCTCGACAACTGGCCGCCTGCAAGTCTTAAGAAGGACGACAAGGCGACTGCCTGA
- the rpsD gene encoding 30S ribosomal protein S4 gives MARYIGPKCKLARREGTDLFLKSGVRAIESKCNIEAAPGIHGQRRGRQSDYGTQLREKQKVRRIYGVLERQFSGYYKEAAGKKGATGENLLQLLECRLDNVVYRMGFGSTRAESRQLVSHKSISVNGQTVNVPSYQVRAGDVVAVREKAKNQLRIVQALDLCAQRGRVEWVEVDTEKKSGVFKNVPARSDLSADINESLIVELYSK, from the coding sequence ATGGCTCGTTACATTGGTCCAAAATGCAAACTCGCTCGTCGCGAAGGCACCGATCTCTTCCTGAAGAGCGGCGTGCGCGCGATCGAATCGAAGTGCAACATTGAAGCAGCACCTGGTATCCACGGCCAACGCCGCGGCCGCCAGTCCGACTACGGCACCCAACTGCGTGAAAAGCAGAAGGTCCGTCGTATCTACGGCGTTCTCGAGCGTCAGTTCAGCGGCTACTACAAAGAAGCTGCTGGCAAGAAAGGTGCAACCGGTGAAAACCTGCTGCAACTTCTCGAATGCCGTCTGGACAACGTTGTATACCGTATGGGCTTTGGTTCGACTCGTGCCGAATCCCGTCAGCTGGTATCGCACAAGTCGATCAGCGTCAACGGTCAGACCGTAAACGTCCCGTCGTATCAGGTTCGTGCTGGTGACGTGGTTGCAGTTCGCGAGAAAGCAAAAAACCAACTTCGCATTGTCCAAGCTCTCGATCTGTGTGCCCAACGTGGCCGCGTAGAATGGGTAGAAGTAGACACTGAGAAGAAGTCGGGCGTTTTCAAGAACGTTCCTGCTCGCAGTGATCTGTCCGCCGACATCAACGAAAGCCTGATTGTCGAGCTCTACTCCAAGTAA
- the rpsK gene encoding 30S ribosomal protein S11, giving the protein MAKPAARPRKKVKKTVVDGIAHIHASFNNTIVTITDRQGNALSWATSGGSGFRGSRKSTPFAAQVAAERAGQAALEYGLKNLDVNVKGPGPGRESAVRALNGCGYKIASITDVTPIPHNGCRPPKKRRV; this is encoded by the coding sequence ATGGCAAAACCTGCTGCTCGTCCTCGTAAAAAAGTTAAAAAGACAGTGGTTGATGGCATCGCCCACATCCATGCATCTTTTAACAACACCATCGTGACCATTACCGACCGTCAAGGTAACGCTCTTTCCTGGGCTACCTCCGGTGGTTCGGGTTTCCGCGGTTCCCGCAAGTCCACCCCGTTCGCTGCTCAAGTAGCTGCTGAGCGTGCTGGTCAAGCTGCGCTGGAATACGGCCTGAAAAACCTCGACGTCAACGTCAAGGGTCCAGGTCCAGGTCGTGAATCCGCAGTCCGCGCTTTGAACGGCTGTGGCTACAAGATCGCCAGCATCACCGACGTGACGCCAATCCCGCACAACGGGTGCCGTCCGCCGAAGAAGCGCCGCGTGTAA
- the rpsM gene encoding 30S ribosomal protein S13: MARIAGVNIPDNKHTVISLTYIYGVGRTTAQKICAVTGVSPAAKIKDLSDEQIEQLRGEVAKFTTEGDLRREINMKIKRLMDLGCYRGLRHRRGLPVRGQRTKTNARTRKGPRKPIRK; encoded by the coding sequence ATGGCCCGTATTGCAGGCGTTAACATTCCAGATAACAAGCATACTGTTATCTCGCTGACCTACATCTATGGTGTTGGTCGCACTACTGCGCAGAAGATCTGTGCAGTGACTGGGGTAAGCCCAGCAGCAAAGATCAAAGATCTGAGCGACGAGCAAATTGAACAGCTGCGTGGCGAAGTGGCGAAGTTCACCACTGAAGGTGACCTGCGCCGCGAAATCAACATGAAAATCAAGCGCTTGATGGACCTCGGTTGCTATCGCGGTCTGCGTCATCGTCGTGGTCTGCCAGTACGCGGTCAGCGTACCAAGACCAACGCGCGTACCCGTAAAGGTCCGCGTAAGCCGATCCGCAAGTAA